The Candidatus Thermoplasmatota archaeon genomic sequence TAAACCTCTCTTGTTTTTGAAGTCTTTTTTGTGCTCATCTAGATGTTTTTTGAGTTGCGATGCCCTGTTGATCAGGTTTCTAAGATCCTCTGGTATTTCTTGTTTTATCCCATTTTCTTCCAGTAATTTAGTTAACTTCCTTCCTGTTGCGACACGTATATCTGGTACAGCATACTGGTCCCTTAGTATAATCCCTATTTCGCTTGTGGATTTACCAGCTTTTGCTAGTTCCACCGCCATGGATTCCACTTCCCTAGGGTTTAATGCACTCCAATCAGGATGCTGTTTTTTTTGTTTTGTTGTTGCATTTGCTGGTTTTGTTTTTCTCTTTGCCATCGTTTTTTACTCCATAAAGTAAGAGTTCTGAATAAGGTGGTAATATATAAAATTAGAGGTTGCAGGTTTTTATTTTATGGTTTTGAACCGCGATCCTAGTTTTTTCATCACTTTTGGCAACGTCGTATATTCCATGTCCTCCATAGGTAAGCGGTGTGGCTCAAACGGGCCATGTCTTCTCATATAATCAGTTATCTGTTGTGACCTCCTTCTCACCATATCAAAAGCTGGGTCATCAAACAAGTCAGACGGTTCTGTAAGCATCGCGTTTTTAACCTGAAAACCAAGTGCGATTACTCTTGGTGGCCCATCGAATCTTGTGCATCGCGCATCTTTTACAGAGACCGGCATCAAAGGACCATTATGAGATCCACGCATCCAGCCAGACACAAGATGACCAAGGGAAAAGCCTTCAAGTACCTCGCCGAGAGCAGGTAACCCTGATTGTGACCTTACAATACCAGCTGGGTCGTCTTTACCAACATACTCCCCAGCTATCTGATAAAGTTTCTCTGTTGATATAACTGCGACTGGTTCATCAGCTGGTAGTTTAGATGTCGACTTTGGGAACACCCTTTTGATTACGAAACGTGATTTAGCACCAATAAGCGCAAGCAGATCATACATTTCCTCTGGTGTTTTTAGTAGAACGTTTTTATGTTCCTGTATATCCCATACCTCAAAAACAAAACCATCATGGAGGGAGGGATCTATTATAAGACCAGCTGTGTTAAAAGGGTCCGCAAAAATCTTAAAAATAGGTAGGTTGAAAGCACCTGGCTCTGTCTTGTCCATCATGAACGCTATTATTGGTTCCGCTTTTCTCTCAGTAAACTCCATCTCAGCTATACCAGGTCCCATACCACGTATGTTACCAGAGAAAGCATCAACTAGTAGATCCTGTCCTGCACCATAGAGCCCTAGTTCTTTTGCTTTTTCTGTAGCCTCACAAAAAGTATCCCATGCGAGACCATGAACCTCTTTACTATCAACACCATTGGTATGAGTCATGATTAGTTCTAGGTCATCACCGCAGTTAGTTACATGAAAATCTTTTATCAAACCAGTTTTTTTTGCGTCTCTAAGCCTTTTGTTTGCTATCTCTTTTAGAGAAGGATGCACAGATGCATGCCCTGGCCACCCACCAACGTCTGCCTTAATGATGCTGAAAGTGGTTTTCATAATATTTTAAGCCTCCATCTGATGGTATGGAGAAGATATTTATAAAATTTGGGTAAAACTTTTTTTGTTTTACAGCAAAGTATATATTTTTCTCCATATTTTAGTGACAAGGATGAGACCGTTAAATGACATTAAAAATTTATAATACTTTGACAAAGAAAAAAGAAAAATTTGTTCCAGTTGAAAAGGGTAAAGTTAAGATGTATGTTTGTGGTATGACTGTTTATAGTGATGCACATATTGGTCATGCCCGTACATATTTTGCTTTTGATGTTATCCGCCGTTATTTCGAGTACAAGGGTTACAAGGTTACTTATGTTCAGAATATAACTGATGTGGATGACAAAATTATTGCGGCTGCCAACCAGGAGGGCGTAGATCCCCTAGAGTATTCTCGTCGTTTCACTGAAAAGTGTCTTGAGGATTTAGACAGGCTTGGCATTAGGAGAGCAGATGTTTATCCTAAAGCCTCTGAGACAATCCCTGATATGATAAAGATGATAGAAGAGATCATCAGGAAAGGATATGGTTATGTTTCTGATGGCGATGTTTATTTTTCTGTTGAAAAATTCAAGGATTATGGAAAACTCTCAGGTCAAAAAATCGATGAGATGAAAGTTGGTGCACGTATAGAGCCTGGTGAACAAAAACGTAACCCACTTGATTTTGCTTTATGGAAAAAATCCAAGCCTGGTGAACCTTCATGGGATTCACCCTGGGGTAGGGGCAGACCCGGCTGGCATATTGAGTGCTCTACTATGAGCAGCAAATACCTGGGTTTACCTTTTGATATTCATGGTGGTGGGATGGATCTTCGTTTCCCTCATCATGAGAATGAGATCGCGCAGGCTGAAGCAGCTACAGATAAACGTTTTGCTAAATATTGGATGCATGTCGGTCTTCTGACGATTAATGGGGAAAAGATGTCTAAGTCTCTCGGTAACATTGTTAACATTCGTGATCTTTTGGGTAAATGGGATTCTGAGGTTGTTCGATTCTTTTTTGCTCAGACACATTATCGTAGCCCACCTGATTTCAACGATAAAGCTCTCAGTGACGCTGAGAAGGGGTTAGAACGGATACGTCGTCTGAAAGAAAAAATCGAAGGGTTATGCAAAAATGTTTCATCAAATAAGTTCGATGTTAAAAGTTTGACATCATCAGAAAAAAAATATTTAGATGCAATCAATGATTTTAAGGAAAAGTTTGAGGATGCAATGGATGATGATTTTAACACCCCACAGGCTATCGCTGTTTTTTTTGATTTTGTTAACAATAGTAACAGGTTTTTTGAGGAGAACAAAAATCCTAGCAGGGAATTATGTAGACATGCGCTTGATGTCTTGGTTGAACTTGGTGGTGTTTTGACTTTATTCCAACCAACTAGTTATAGAAAAGATGCTTCAGAAGATCCTGTTTTGTTGGAAAGATTATACAACGTTGTTTCAAAATATGATAAAAAAATTAAAAAAACTAGTATAAAAAATCTTATGGAAACGATAATAGGTTTTAGAGAGAAAGCCAGAAAGGACAAGAATTGGGGTTTGGCAGATAAGGTTAGAAAGGAGCTTTTAGATATAGGTTTTGAGATTCAGGATACACGTGATGGTCCTATTTGGAGGAAAAAATAGGGTATTATGAAAAAGATACTTGTGTGTTTTGATGGCTCTGAAGGCTCTGAGTTGGCTTTGAATAAGGCCATGAGTTTAATTGATGAGTATGGGGAACTCATTCTTTTAGCTGTTGTGCCTAGTCCCTCTGAAAAAGTTTTTTTGGACAATGAAATCTATAAGAAGTTGAGAAAAAAAGCTGAGAATCTTATCAACGATGCTATTAGAGATATTGGCCCCCATGATTTTGATGTTACTGGTATGGTTGAGGAGGGGGATGCTGCTACTATAATTATTGATGTTGCAAACAGGTTGAACGTTGATTTAATTGTACTTGGTAGTAGGGGCACTAGTGAAATTGGGCATTTTCTTATTGGTAGTGTTGCTAATAAGGTTGTTCAGTATGCCTATAAACCTGTGATGGTTGTCAGATAATGTTTTTTTTTTTGCGGAAGTTTAATAACACATCCCTGTATTAACAGATGTTAATTTAGAGGTGAAAATTGATTTATGAAAAGAGGCTTAGTGGTTTTTTTAGTTTGTACGCTGATGATAGGTAGTGTATTTGTAGGTGCATCTGTAAATACTAAAAATTTTTTGTTTAAAACTGTGGATGGCGTGGTTGTTGTAAATATTCCAGCTGGTGGTTACGAGGTTAAAAAAACTGATAATGGTGATGAGTTGTATGTAGAGGATTTCGGGTGTTTGCTTATTCCTGGTAAGCCTAGTTTACCATCGAAGATAT encodes the following:
- a CDS encoding universal stress protein, which encodes MKKILVCFDGSEGSELALNKAMSLIDEYGELILLAVVPSPSEKVFLDNEIYKKLRKKAENLINDAIRDIGPHDFDVTGMVEEGDAATIIIDVANRLNVDLIVLGSRGTSEIGHFLIGSVANKVVQYAYKPVMVVR
- the fbp gene encoding fructose-1,6-bisphosphate aldolase/phosphatase, with product MMKTTFSIIKADVGGWPGHASVHPSLKEIANKRLRDAKKTGLIKDFHVTNCGDDLELIMTHTNGVDSKEVHGLAWDTFCEATEKAKELGLYGAGQDLLVDAFSGNIRGMGPGIAEMEFTERKAEPIIAFMMDKTEPGAFNLPIFKIFADPFNTAGLIIDPSLHDGFVFEVWDIQEHKNVLLKTPEEMYDLLALIGAKSRFVIKRVFPKSTSKLPADEPVAVISTEKLYQIAGEYVGKDDPAGIVRSQSGLPALGEVLEGFSLGHLVSGWMRGSHNGPLMPVSVKDARCTRFDGPPRVIALGFQVKNAMLTEPSDLFDDPAFDMVRRRSQQITDYMRRHGPFEPHRLPMEDMEYTTLPKVMKKLGSRFKTIK
- a CDS encoding 30S ribosomal protein S15 yields the protein MAKRKTKPANATTKQKKQHPDWSALNPREVESMAVELAKAGKSTSEIGIILRDQYAVPDIRVATGRKLTKLLEENGIKQEIPEDLRNLINRASQLKKHLDEHKKDFKNKRGLQVLESKIRSLEKYYGSQGRLPKGWKYTTEQAKLMSE
- the cysS gene encoding cysteine--tRNA ligase — its product is MTLKIYNTLTKKKEKFVPVEKGKVKMYVCGMTVYSDAHIGHARTYFAFDVIRRYFEYKGYKVTYVQNITDVDDKIIAAANQEGVDPLEYSRRFTEKCLEDLDRLGIRRADVYPKASETIPDMIKMIEEIIRKGYGYVSDGDVYFSVEKFKDYGKLSGQKIDEMKVGARIEPGEQKRNPLDFALWKKSKPGEPSWDSPWGRGRPGWHIECSTMSSKYLGLPFDIHGGGMDLRFPHHENEIAQAEAATDKRFAKYWMHVGLLTINGEKMSKSLGNIVNIRDLLGKWDSEVVRFFFAQTHYRSPPDFNDKALSDAEKGLERIRRLKEKIEGLCKNVSSNKFDVKSLTSSEKKYLDAINDFKEKFEDAMDDDFNTPQAIAVFFDFVNNSNRFFEENKNPSRELCRHALDVLVELGGVLTLFQPTSYRKDASEDPVLLERLYNVVSKYDKKIKKTSIKNLMETIIGFREKARKDKNWGLADKVRKELLDIGFEIQDTRDGPIWRKK